The genomic interval aatattataaaaaaattaaatatgttttttatttcttaattttagtaaaaattaaaaatagtttatctttaaaattttcgGTTCAATTTAATTGTCTAACTTAAAAAACTGAatggatttaatttttttaattaaattttattatttttattttacgttttaacatattttataatattgtttgagttgtttaaaacatttctttttaaatattaattgagatatgtatttgaaatattaaataaatttaataaaatttgattaaaaaataaattaatgtaattctAAAGATAAAGATTACATTGATCTTTAAAAAtagactaattccaatttttatttaaagttaagggattaaaatatatttaaccaaaaatacCTTCTTCTTactataaaaaacataaataatatattaactcTCTTtagttatcaatttttttttctcatactATTGTATTAATATCAACTTGAtggttaatttataatttagttacgTGTGAAAAATTTTGAAGTGCCTCTTGTATATATACAATGTTGATTtgtaacaaaaaagaaagaaaaagtcgTTGCCAacgataataatattttgttttttctggtAACCAAGGTCACTTTCAagtttcaatataaaaaatattatttaatattttaattttttggagAAGAGATAGGAGAATGCTTgaatatgaaaacaaatatttttatacacgATAATAGAATCTattctactttttatttaattttctaaaaaaaagaattttatctATTAGAAAAGTTTAACTTTAAGTTCTTAATTATTCTTTGTAAGTTCAACTTATATCAttatattagtataaaaaaatttaacaccacttttaatttaatacttcaaaacattaaattccctagtctttttatttatataatatttaattttgttatataataaattcaatataatgTATTCTATGtgagtaaaaaaatatgaagatttatttatttaagggttaaatatatttttgatctAATGTGTTTCTCAaatgcttgaaacatcaaataaatctaaccaaatttagttaaaattactaaattcatacatttctaaagttaggGAACTAAATTAGGTAAAAtttttgaagagggactaatttcaaatttcactgaaagttaaggaatcaaaaacatatttaactctttatttaaaaatattagaaaataaataataaaaataattagaatgaTATGTGTGgttcgtttttttttaagagtttaaGTTTAGCCATTTTGTATAGACTCTGGAGATTAGCCTAGTAGTCAAAGGAGACATTTGAGTTTGAGTTGAAGAGTAGATGTTAAGTAAATTGCAATAACTTGAGTTGCAAGTTATAGTTATTCCctgcatacttttttttttatagttgcTCTCACTTtccaattttcttttccttcttcatgCTTACTTGGAATCCAACTTCTGTCATATGTTGCTGTCGGATTGAATCAACCTAAAATGGTTAACCCTGGAATTTCTGTGTAAAAAGAAGCTTGTTGATGCATGGTGAACAAGAAGTATCAAGGCAAAAGGTACAAAAGCTTAgttaatttttggttttgtagaTTATGAAAGGTTGTGTTTGGTGAACATAAATAGTAGTGTTGAGAATACATTGAGCAGTTAATTATATGGCGAAATGTGAGAGAAGGAATAATACTATGAGAGgtgtttgaaaattttacttGGGAAAAAATATAGATGTAGGTTGGTGACTACTCCTTATAACTtcaatttgaaaggaaagtGACTAAATGTGTCCTTTGTCATTTTTAGCATGAGATTGTGTGTTATGCTTTGAATCAATGCTGTTCAGATGCTAATTACTTGATTTGGACTCCATTACCATTACTTCAATGTTCTTATGTTACCTTTATAAGGGCACTACTTATAAACGACTCTAAGCATTTCGGATAAATCTTTCTAAGAATTAAGAATATATAGTTGTCATTTCATTAGTTTTCAGTGCTTACTTTTTCTTTCGTTTATTTTGTTCTCTCGAATTTCGGTATAACCTTTcgcaatatttttcttttctgtccTTTTTTCTtggtgaaaaagaaattaaaaaaaaatagtgtctTGTGTTGTGTTATGTGTAtacttttatttctatattcTTCCAGGTGATAAACTCTCCGATACCCTCCAGTACCACCATTTTCCCTTTGTTTTATTGGAAAAGGACATAGTTTCAAATAgaacatatatttctttttctataggAAAGTAAAATATTACACCTGTCATGATCGAGCCAAGCTTTCTGTACATTAATTAggaatataaaatcttaaatccTGCATTCTAACTTTGGGGATATAAATTATTACCCTTAATCTGAAGATAAATACGAACTTTATTTCTACGAAAAAATAAGACGGAGTTAAGGACTTCATGGGCCATTGTTCCATGAAGCTTCTTGCAAAGATTTATTCACAATACATATACAAACCAATTGGTTGTAGTTTTCAACGAGATAAAATCATGAGTTGATGACGGTGTAATCAAACTTGTAATCATACACATTATTTGCATACTACGGATTGTACGTCTATTTCTGATGCTAGATATTCTGTAGCCATGTGAACGTTCCAAATAGTTAGAACTTGGAAAAAAACAACCATTTCACATGGCCTTTCATGCGAAAAAAAGATTCTTCAACAAGATGATTCTTTAAGATATGATTAATAGTTCAAAACGAGTAGAGCTGCTAAATAATAGGCTGAAACAAAATGGGGAAAATATGATTAAAAGCAACCACCGTTACTACATAAAATGTTGTTTAGTGGCGAGAGGACCTCCTCGCCGTTAGGCTCACACcttttaaacaatttgaagTCACGTTCTTGGAATTCTCTCCCTGCTCCCCAAAACATAATCCGGAAATTCAAACCAGTTAAGAAATCATCAAGGAGTATCAATTATTTCGCAACCAATAAAAACAGTCTAGCACCATGATAGCTCAAAAAAATGAGCATACAGCGTTCAAACAATCGCAGAAAGTTACTACCTCAAAAGTTGCCATACCATACAGACAAATCAAAACCAACATAGGCCACAGCATTTTGAAAGGCCGGAGTGTATGCTAAACAATGTCTCTCCATGTTCCCAGAATTTATTCCAGATGGAAAattgaatgatcaatcaatggTGGTGATCATCATCGCCATGTCCATCGGGTGGTCCACCAGGTCCTACCACTTCAAGCTGTTCGGGGAAAAAAGATAGAATAATTAGTGTCCATGTGTAAACAGTTATTTGATTATTGTCCATTAATGTTCTAAATAGCTGACAGGGAGGAGAAACTTTGCTCTCGAAAGTTGGACACAAGACAAGACAGTAGTTAGGCAAAAACTAATGCGTTTCCGAAGCAACCACCAACTCACATTACACTAAATCATATTGATGACATTGCCAAAATCAAATTCCTATAGATTTTCAAACTATTTCCTGGGATGTTACAAATAATTGAGGAACTTGCGGAGCATTCGGCAAACAAATTGATTTGCTCAAGATGAGCTGGCCCATGGTTGCCAAACTCGAGGGTTAACAGGTGAATTTACACAAGTTAACGCATTGAGCCAGGATCAGAACAAAACAACTCCATCATAGACTTGGGCACGGTTGAACTCCAATGAGGAGCTTATATAGGACCATGCAAGcatgttgaaaataaaaatataaaaaataaaaaaaattgctgcCAGTTCCATTAGTTTCAATAAAATGCCTAAAACTGCTCCCACAAAATTCCACTGTTTTCATTTGGGCTTCCCAGATCTTTCTTGGCTATTGTGCATTTTCAGCTATAGCTCGTGAGTTGTGAGCCTTCAGGTTTCTCTTCCTTTGAACACGTCTTCTTATCTAATGATAATGTTAGTGGAAACAAAGATGCTGAAAGATTGGAATTTTGGTTACTTTTACTTTTCACTTTATGAACTTTTACGTTTTAAGGTCCATTTGGACAAGCTTCTCAAAAGAACTtctattttgagaaaaatatgaaaaaaaaaaattaacttgacTTCTCCATAAGTTCAAATTAACTTCATATACaacttagaaaacaaaatttagtgaAATTATATGAGAGAAGTCAATTAgaagttaattttaactaatggagaagtcaattttttttttttcttctcttttttttcctaGAGGTTCTTATGGAAAACCTTGTCGAAACAGGAACTTAATTTTATCACTGTCACACTTTGTCCCTTCAGTGTTTTGTTACAAAGTTAGAATGTTTGCACTGTATTGTTTTATGGCATTACATTTGATGTGGAAACTATGATaagaatattatttagtttGGACTTTGTATACCATGATTAtgatttcttaatattattttggttaCAAGCCCtgcataaatataaataaactataagagtttaataattttatcaggAGCTTACAAAATTTTGATTCTAATAAAAGGTTTTGTTGTTTGACTAGTCACTTGCTTTGAGGTCAAAAATAGGTACTCAACTTACGGGCAATTGGAAGTGCtccattgaatttatttgggATTATCTCATCATCATAGTAGTCAAAGTGAAAATAGATGGGTGTTTGTTCTAAGCATATGGAAGTGACTTATAAAAGACCCATCAactcttaatatattatttcaataagtTTCTCATACAGTACCGAGATAACGATTATTACATAAGCTCTCATGTGGTAGTAGCTAATTGAATAAgtttctaattatattattcacCCAAATGTACCCTTAAACCATCTACCTTATGgatgataataaaaattcaatgttTAAAATACATACATTGTTAAGATTGAAAACCTCTCATTTTCCATcaactattttataatatatttgggCTAATATGAGAATTATCTCACAGCAATAAACTAAAAACGCCATAATTGTGCAACAAAATCagataatcatatttaaaactAGTTAAAGAAATTAGATTGTAGAAATATTTGAGTTATTACGGGAGTTAAAAACTGCtccatatatattatatacgaGCAGCCTCAGCTTGACAACAACCACTAAGCGACCGGTGCTTGACAATCAACTATCGATGCGCACAAGTGAAGCACCCAACTAGAGTTTTCAATCTAAATACCTAATTATCTTGGCATTCAACTCCATCTCTGTCTAAAGTGAAAGCACAGGATATAAATGACTCATTGATTCTACACTCACCACAAAAATATTACGCAACAGTAATAGATATTTTAAGCATCATTCTGAACTTACAACAAAATATTGTGCGCACACAGGACATTCATGAGGCTTGCCTTTCTCCAGCCAAAACCAGACAACATCATGCTCATCCTCTGCAGTAAAACAAGTTGTTCACCCCCTCATTAACACCACAACCAGAATTCAAGAATTTCTCATCATGATGGGATGCAATCTTCACACAAATTAAGAGAAACAAGGGATATTTTGATGCTCACCGCCTTCACCGCCTGGGCATCCAACTATCCTTTTATCATAGTAAGATTTTACAATGGCAGGTGCTTCCTATGAACcaaaacaaataatgaaagCAGAAATAGATGAAGCATTTATAAAATCACTATCAATAATATGGCGATGTGAATCTGACCAAACTATTTGGTAAGAATTAGAGAAAGAAACATGAATACTTACACAGGCAGATAGCTCATTCAATCAAATGAAAGGGGAAATATTAAGAACCTTATGTAAGATACAATTAGAAGGTATAGGATACGAAAGGCTCAGACAATCTCAGatgataaaatttcatcaattGACGCAAATATATTAGTGTCTGTGTTAACAGCTATATTGTTATCCAAGCTTAGCTCAATGAATTTCACTGACGTCAAAATATTATGCATCAACAACGCTTTCACACTTCTCTCCTGGACTAAAACCTCATTAAGCACAAGGATTATCATTTACTGACACAATGGTTTATGAGAGAGTACCAGAGGCTTTTATATCAACAGTTTATGAGGAGCTTGCTTCTAGATGTAATCTTACACTAGAAGAAGAAATACTCAAGTTTTTCACAATCAAGACCTCTTCACATAATTGCGGTACTAAAAAATATGGTCATACCAACATCGAAAACACCTTCTAATAAGTAAATTCCAAAACTCAACAGTTACAGCAACGCTTGTTCAGGTTATGCAGAGATAGTCACATGTAGGGTGTACGCCCTGGAGGGGGTGTTACCAGGAAATAGTGCATTAGAAGGTTTCCTAGCCTTCAAATGGAAAACTGCTACACAAGAATAAATCTCAAACAAAAGATGAAATGAAAATCGAAACGAACATCACTTATGAACTCTTATAGATTCCCAAGGCGAAATCAATGCTATTCCTAGAAAACAAACTTATACATTAGTTAAAATACAGTTTAAATAGAGAAGCAATAAGACTGACCTTTGTGCCGAATGGACCTTCGGGATGGTCTATTTCAAGAATATCCCTTCCCTAATCAAAAGAATCAGACAACAGttagaacaaaaaaaacaatgagAACCTCCCTTCAAATGCTTGGTTCAACTCAAATAGTGTACAGGAAATAACACTTTGCTTAATATCTctttcttcaatattttaacCTTAACCATAAGGCTCGTGTGTGCGCACGAAGAATAAATAATCTAGAATTATTAACAAAACCCGCAAACGAAGCACACTGTGCATTTGATTGAatcgagagagagagagagagagagagagagataccTCGAGCTCAGCTTCAAGCTCCTCGCGCTCGTGTCCGGTAGCGATAGGCATTACATCCTCAACCTTCTTTTTGATCGCAGTAGCATCCtctataagaagaaaaaataagacGAATTAATCGGTTGGcgaaagagaaaataaagaaagaggaAGATAGAGCACCGGATTGAGTTGAGAAGTAGCGGTAGGAGCGAGAAAGAGCGGGGAATCTGGCGGCGGCGGAAGCAGATCGGGAAgtaagagaggaggaagaagcggcggctagggtttttaGGTTGGAAGATAGAAACCTCCGCAACATGTTTGATCTCAGGTCGCACCCAGTCAGAAAATTGGAAATGGAGTTGTTACCTCCTACTACTTGCTTCACTCTAGATcgtcctttctctttctcttcggCTACCTTTCGATTGCTCCTAACCCATCGACCGCTCAAAGTTATAATTTTactacattttattattacatatttccatttattttatttcaaattttaatctttccaatttacaaaaatagtcatttatatgataaaattaaataacttctTAGAGTAATTCACCCATTTAATTATGTCACGTGTTAGAGCAAGTTGTTTCACATCATtacctaaactaatttaaataaaatttttaaatgatccttgcataattttaaattagttaaaatgaaaataataaattaacaatgttaaaaatctttattctatttttgtATGGTAGTGGCATTTAAATTAAGCTCTGAGACAAATTGGGTGAGTAGGGGTTTGACTTTGGCATGTGAGGGACAGAAAGAGAGACTTTCgataaatgaagaaataaagcaTTTATCTCTAATACTatataatagaattttttattttcttatatgtttTCTATTTACTCTtgagtataattatttttaatatatatgtatttatatgcATAAAACATATCACTTTTTAGAagtatttcatttaatttttattttttaatatctcttacgttgaattgaaaaattaaattatttaaattatattttaaagatttgtttttttaattaaactgtTTAATAACAACTcgtattatttttgaaatgttcAAAAAGTAACACACTTATGTTTTCCTTTAtgttaataagaaaaatataacaaaatttgaatttagtgaaatataagttttttaatttgttaaatattttagtataatataattttatttctttatttcacgttctctttctttatttcaaaCAAGTATAGTGAATTTTTcagcattttttatttatacggaTTTTTATTCCAGCTCTTacttttatagatattttcaattctttattttatttctaatgcAGAAATGAAGGCAAAAAAAAGGATATTTTCTCATTACattaataaatactaataaatgaatttgtattaagaaaaattaatacaacacattttcatatttttttaaactaaatattttcccattaatacaaacatttttctaaattttctttgTTCTACACATCAAAAAAAGTTAGTAGAATTTGTTCTATCcatcaaacaatataaaaacttttgttttattcttcttctttatttatatctcacttttcttttcctttttctcctttccATTTTCATagacattattaaaataacctCAAGGacacaattttttcattttttacataCATGTCATACAAATTTCTTGATAATGCTAAAAAATAACCCTACAAGTCTAAGTTGCAACTTCCTAAAATTTTGGCTCAGCCAATCAGTTTTTGCTTATATCTTTTGCCTTCAGGCTCTTCCCTTTCACTCTCATCTAATTTCCTCCTCAAGTTTTTCAGATCATCTTCACCAACCAACCCATTCAATTCTTTATTCAATGCATATGCTTCCCCCATTTTCCTTCGGCACTCTTTACTCGCTGAATCATGAGAAACAACTGAAACACAGCTCAGAGAATAAGTATGTATGGAATCCCAAATCGATGTGGTAGGAATACGTGTTATGTTTTATCAGAAAAATATGTTCCAAACTAGGAGACATTCATAGAATAAGgttaatttgtataaaacaaTTGCAGCCAAATATCagctttattaaaaaaactgcCGACAGATAGATAAATCAAAGAAATATAACTTCCTAGCACTCCTCATCCAAACTAAAGAAATCTTCCCCTGATATCTAAGTCCAAGGTATGGATATCACTCTTTATCTAAAACTTTAAGACAATAAGTTAATgatatttatcattatatagtgttctatttttttatttttatctaacgTGAGACCTAAAGTAACACTTGAAATTTTTACAAATGTTACAACTAACCTGGTATTGGGTAGTCTTTACCAATTATGCAATTTGCTTTGGTCTGAATACTTTTAGGAGCAGTCCAAGGTTCATAAATGTACTCCTTGGGCATATCTGCTTGTAGATTTTCAGTTCTAACATGTTATCAAAAGAAAAGTTGACTAGATGGTAGAACAAGATGGAAGTGAGGGAACAATGACATACCTTTTAAGACTGGGAGAAAATGCCTAATATAGTCGCCATTAGGGTCATACTTCTTACCAAATGTGGTTGGGGAATAAATACGATTGTACTGATCATGATAGACAAAACATGTCAGAGGAATGTTCAGGATTTAACCCATGAAACAGAAGCCTAGATGAACAAAAAAGCCAAATCCAGTTCAATGCAGTCACTTTCCACAGAAAATTCAGAACTAGGAACAAAGTATACTTCTAACCTGATAAAAGAAAGATGAACAAGAAAGCCACATCCAATTTCCGTTATTAATTGCCCAATCTGAATCAATCAGAAGCCTCTCAAAGACATCCCGTCCTTTTTCCCAGTGAACAAACTGTCAGCAGCAAAAACAGATGTCAGTATCCAATAGCTTAGCATGAATAATTTGGCAAGGTTATTTAAAGTACTTGTACCAGATCGCCTCGAGTTAGAAAACATGCGACAGAATGTCGTGCCAAATGATGCATCCAACCCCATCTGCGTAGCTACAACATGAAAAACGGATTCAAAAGGCTGAAAAACGTATTGCGGCAGAATAGCTCTGAGGTACACAAATTTGAAGCaaaacaacttttattattGCTTCATGTGGAAGAGGATGTCAAAGCCCAAATCCAAACCTGGATCATGATAGCATCAATCCAAGGAAATCCCGTCCTAGCCTCCCTCCAAGCCTCCAGCAGTTTATCATCATCCTTCCAAGGAATctacaatatattttaagtgaCATCTATAATAATTAAGTGGCATCACATTTTCTTTAACAGAGCAGTGTTAATCTGACATCAACCTCATAGCATAATAATAGGCCAAGATTCAACACACCAACAATAATATAAGGATTTGCGTAGAATGGagaatagtaaaaataaatactctTGAAGCATAAACATAACGAGCTAAATTGTCATATCTTTATGCTTA from Vigna radiata var. radiata cultivar VC1973A chromosome 9, Vradiata_ver6, whole genome shotgun sequence carries:
- the LOC106774265 gene encoding putative cytochrome c oxidase subunit 5b-like, with protein sequence MLRRFLSSNLKTLAAASSSSLTSRSASAAARFPALSRSYRYFSTQSEDATAIKKKVEDVMPIATGHEREELEAELEGRDILEIDHPEGPFGTKEAPAIVKSYYDKRIVGCPGGEGEDEHDVVWFWLEKGKPHECPVCAQYFVLEVVGPGGPPDGHGDDDHHH